The following proteins are co-located in the Anas platyrhynchos isolate ZD024472 breed Pekin duck chromosome 1, IASCAAS_PekinDuck_T2T, whole genome shotgun sequence genome:
- the TXLNG gene encoding gamma-taxilin yields MATRGAEAARGGGSGGGGGGAAAAAAAAARSRRHSQGRGGDEAEEEAAAAGGSAELVIGAMEEAGSQEMGMNNQDQLVNSKCNESSDAALQHMESNCDGLENAGTLEEAEYITKNRKLLGSSCCSQESREETPGREEARTDPPDGQQDPESEKHKEKTLGKEVLLLMQALNTLSTPEEKLAALCKKYADLLEESRNVQKQMKILQKKQAQVVKEKVHLQSEHSKAILARSKLESLCRELQRHNKTLKEENMQQAREEEERRKEATAHFQITLNEIQAQLEQHDINNAKLRQENIELGEKLKKLIEQYALREEHIDKVFKHKELQQQLVDAKLQQTTQLIKEAEEKHQREREFLLKEATESRHKCEQMKQQEAQLKQQLSLYMDKFEEFQTTMAKSNELFTTFRQEMEKMTKKIKKLEKETIVWRTKWENNNKALLQMAEEKTVRDKEYKGFQIKLERLEKLCRALQTERNELNEKVEILKEQVSLREADVDLAVQVLQSCTLNSHDELESPTDTEPGIQPSVESQAANRSEKTVSTSPVPGTESVD; encoded by the exons ATGGCGACGCGCGGAGCCGAGGCGGCGCGGGgaggcggcagcggcggcggcggagggggggcagcagcagcagcggcggcagcagcacGGAGCCGGCGCCACAGCCAGGGCCGGGGCGGCGAcgaggcagaggaggaggcggcggcggcgggcggcagcgCTGAG TTGGTTATTGGTGCAATGGAAGAAGCTGGATCTCAGGAGATGGGAATGAATAACCAGGATCAGCTGGTAAACAGCAAATGCAATGAATCGTCTGATGCAGCATTGCAGCATATGGAGTCCAACTGTGATGGCCTGGAAAATGCGGGCACACTGGAAGAAGCTGAGTACATCACAAAGAACAGAAAGCTCCTGGGGTCCTCGTGCTGCTCTCAGGAGTCTCGTGAGGAGACTCCTGGGAGAGAAGAAGCCCGGACTGATCCACCTGACGGCCAACAAGATCCAGAGAGtgaaaaacacaaagagaaaacattag GAAAAGAAGTGCTATTATTAATGCAAGCCTTGAACACGCTTTCTACACCAGAGGAAAAGTTGGCAGCTTTGTGCAAAAAGTATGCTGATCTG TTGGAGGAGAGCCGGAATGTTCAAAAGCAGATGAAGATACTGCAGAAAAAGCAAGCACAAGTTGTGAAGGAGAAAGTCCACTTGCAGAGTGAGCACAGCAAGGCCATTTTGGCACGCAGCAAACTGGAATCTCTCTGTCGGGAGCTTCAGCGTCATAACAAGACTTTAAAG gaagaaaacatgcagcaagCGCGTGAAGAAGAGGAGAGGCGAAAAGAAGCAACTGCACACTTCCAGATTACACTGAATGAAATTCAGGCTCAACTGGAACAGCATGATATAAATAATGCCAAGCTCCGTCAGGAAAATATTGAACTTGGGGAAAAACTGAAGAAGCTCATTGAGCAGTACGCGTTGCGGGAAGAG catatTGATAAAGTGTTCAAACATAAAGAACTGCAGCAGCAACTTGTGGATGCCAAACTGCAACAAACTACCCAACTTattaaagaagcagaagaaaaacatcagcgAGAAAGGGAGTTT CTTCTAAAAGAAGCTACTGAGTCCAGACACAAGTGTGAACAGATGAAGCAACAGGAAGCTCAGCTCAAGCAGCAG CTTTCTCTTTACATGGATAAATTTGAGGAATTCCAGACTACCATGGCAAAAAGCAATGAACTCTTTACAACCTTCAGGCAAGAAATGGAGAAG ATGACAAAGAAGATCAAGAAACTGGAAAAGGAAACTATAGTCTGGCGTACAAAatgggaaaacaacaacaaggcTCTCCTGCAAATGGCTGAAgag AAAACAGTAAGAGATAAAGAATACAAAGGCTTTCAAATAAAACTGGAGCGTTTGGAGAAGCTATGCAGGGCCCTTCAGACAGAAAGGAATGAGCTAAATGAGAAGGTGGAGATCCTTAAGGAGCAGGTTTCTCTCAGAGAAGCAGATGTGGATCTAGCTGTGCAGGTGTTGCAGTCCTGCACACTCAATTCCCACGACGAGCTGGAAAGTCCCACTGACACGGAACCAGGAATCCAGCCCAGTGTTGAATCACAAGCAGCAAATCGTTCTGAAAAGACTGTCTCAACAAGTCCTGTTCCTGGCACTGAATCTGTAGACTAA